A DNA window from Deltaproteobacteria bacterium contains the following coding sequences:
- a CDS encoding sodium-translocating pyrophosphatase, with the protein MTIALAFLAAVVALGFAVYLYASVRSAPATDARALEISGAIAEGASAFLSRQYRTVGLVGLPIALLLLVFFGAWMAAGFVFGALASAAAGIFGMRVSVQSNVRVAEAARSGFRAAFDLAFKGGAVTGLMVVGAGLLVLALFAQMMLGSGFAALGHEKIQALIGLGFGGSLISVFARLGGGIFTKGADVGADLVGKVEANIPEDDPRNPAVIADNVGDNVGDCAGMAADLFETYVVTAVAAMLLAHLLFPESQSMFLYPLAIGAVAIFGSIAALFFVKIDEPPQGERPAVMRAMYTGLGVATAITLALLVLVNGVIDMPEQTVAGQAIGGFRLWLCAGLGAVVTAAMMWITDVYTGDGSRYVKKIADSSVGGHATNIISGLAVGMQATVVPVIVIVGAMLACYGLAGLFGVAVAAMAMLSLAGIVVAIDAYGPITDNAGGIAEMAEMGDSVRQVTDPLDAFGNTTKAVTKGYAIASAGLAAVVLFATFLEDLRRIAGIEEAFDLASVEVLAGLFVGAMIPFLFASLAMEAVGKAGQQVVEEVRRQFREIPGLMEGTGKPDYRTCVDIVTQSALREMIAPALIPAVIPVVVGIVFGAQALGGLLIGSIVSGLCVALSMTTGGAAWDNAKKYIESGAHGGKGSEAHKASVTGDTVGDPYKDTAGPAINPMLKLVNIVALIIIPFLT; encoded by the coding sequence ATGACCATCGCTCTCGCCTTCCTGGCCGCCGTCGTGGCGCTGGGCTTCGCCGTCTACCTCTACGCGAGCGTGCGCTCGGCGCCGGCCACCGACGCGCGGGCGCTCGAGATCTCGGGCGCGATCGCGGAGGGCGCGAGCGCCTTCCTGAGCCGGCAGTACCGCACGGTGGGCCTCGTGGGCCTGCCGATCGCGCTCCTGCTGCTGGTCTTCTTCGGCGCCTGGATGGCGGCCGGCTTCGTCTTCGGCGCGCTCGCGAGCGCCGCGGCGGGCATCTTCGGCATGCGCGTCTCGGTGCAGTCGAACGTGCGCGTTGCCGAGGCCGCCCGGAGCGGCTTCCGCGCCGCCTTCGACCTCGCCTTCAAGGGCGGCGCGGTGACCGGCCTGATGGTGGTCGGCGCGGGTCTCCTCGTGCTGGCGCTCTTCGCGCAGATGATGCTGGGCTCGGGCTTCGCCGCGCTCGGCCACGAGAAGATCCAGGCCCTCATCGGCCTCGGCTTCGGCGGCTCGCTGATCTCGGTCTTCGCGCGCCTCGGCGGCGGCATCTTCACGAAGGGCGCCGACGTGGGTGCGGACCTGGTCGGCAAGGTCGAGGCCAACATCCCCGAGGACGACCCGCGCAACCCGGCCGTGATCGCCGACAACGTGGGCGACAACGTCGGCGACTGCGCCGGCATGGCCGCCGACCTCTTCGAGACCTACGTCGTCACGGCGGTCGCCGCGATGCTCCTCGCGCACCTGCTCTTCCCCGAGAGCCAGTCGATGTTCCTCTACCCGCTCGCGATCGGCGCGGTCGCGATCTTCGGGAGCATCGCCGCGCTCTTCTTCGTGAAGATCGACGAGCCGCCCCAGGGCGAGCGGCCGGCCGTGATGCGGGCCATGTACACGGGCCTCGGCGTCGCGACGGCGATCACGCTCGCCCTGCTCGTGCTCGTGAACGGGGTGATCGACATGCCCGAGCAGACCGTCGCCGGCCAGGCGATCGGCGGCTTCCGCCTGTGGCTGTGCGCGGGGCTCGGCGCGGTCGTGACCGCCGCCATGATGTGGATCACCGACGTCTACACCGGCGACGGCTCGCGCTACGTCAAGAAGATCGCCGACTCCTCGGTCGGCGGGCACGCCACCAACATCATCAGCGGGCTCGCGGTCGGCATGCAGGCCACCGTCGTCCCGGTGATCGTGATCGTGGGCGCGATGCTGGCCTGCTACGGGCTGGCCGGGCTCTTCGGCGTCGCGGTGGCGGCGATGGCCATGCTCTCGCTCGCCGGCATCGTGGTGGCGATCGACGCCTACGGCCCGATCACCGACAACGCGGGCGGCATCGCGGAGATGGCCGAGATGGGCGACTCCGTGCGCCAGGTGACCGACCCGCTCGACGCCTTCGGCAACACCACGAAGGCCGTCACCAAGGGCTACGCGATCGCCTCGGCGGGGCTCGCGGCGGTGGTGCTCTTCGCGACCTTCCTCGAGGACCTGCGCCGGATCGCCGGCATCGAGGAGGCCTTCGACCTGGCCTCGGTCGAGGTGCTGGCCGGCCTCTTCGTGGGCGCCATGATCCCGTTCCTCTTCGCCTCGCTCGCGATGGAGGCGGTCGGCAAGGCGGGCCAGCAGGTCGTCGAGGAGGTGCGCCGGCAGTTCCGCGAGATCCCCGGGCTCATGGAGGGCACCGGCAAGCCCGACTACCGCACCTGCGTGGACATCGTGACCCAGAGCGCACTGCGCGAGATGATCGCGCCGGCGCTGATCCCGGCCGTGATCCCGGTGGTGGTGGGGATCGTCTTCGGCGCGCAGGCGCTCGGCGGGCTCCTGATCGGCTCGATCGTCTCGGGCCTGTGCGTGGCGCTCTCGATGACGACCGGCGGCGCCGCCTGGGACAACGCCAAGAAGTACATCGAGTCGGGCGCCCACGGCGGGAAGGGCTCCGAGGCCCACAAGGCCTCGGTCACCGGCGACACGGTCGGCGACCCCTACAAGGACACGGCCGGGCCGGCGATCAACCCGATGCTCAAGCTCGTGAACATCGTCGCGCTGATCATCATCCCGTTCCTGACCTGA
- a CDS encoding APC family permease encodes MREPGGSPRLPRAPAGPEPDDRHPRDRLRRQLSLADATLLVVASVVGSGIFLTPGAIAERLPHPEWIFAAWVAGALLSLAGALTNAELGAMFPHAGGDYVYLREAFHPAAGFLTGWLSFFAIFAGTIATLAAGFADALSPFLALGEGARLAVAVAATVAFSALNYVGVRTSARFNNVLTAAKVAALLAFVLLAPLAGQGSWSNLSAAPAGAGAVTASAFALALSPVLFSYLGWNATLYVASEIHEPRRNLPRSLFLGLAVCAAVYLAVNAAYLYAIPAAGMRGLDNVGQSAAQALFGGTGGRAVALFVVVSILGTLNATVLVGPRIAYAMALDGRFVGGVDRVHAAHHTPHVAIVLQGAVAVALLLALRRFPSILDFTTFGIVLATSFDTLALFALRRRQPGRPRPYRCWGYPWVPLLYLAANLAIAAAMLRGRPQETLACALVLAAGLPFYRLFGRLGREGGP; translated from the coding sequence ATGAGGGAGCCCGGGGGAAGCCCGCGTCTCCCTCGGGCGCCGGCCGGTCCGGAGCCGGACGACCGCCACCCGCGCGACCGGCTCCGCCGGCAGCTCTCGCTCGCCGACGCGACGCTGCTCGTCGTCGCCTCCGTCGTCGGCTCGGGGATCTTCCTGACCCCGGGCGCGATCGCCGAGCGCCTGCCGCACCCGGAGTGGATCTTCGCGGCCTGGGTCGCGGGCGCCCTGCTCTCGCTGGCGGGCGCGCTCACCAACGCCGAGCTCGGCGCCATGTTCCCGCACGCCGGCGGCGACTACGTCTACCTGCGCGAGGCCTTCCACCCGGCCGCCGGCTTCCTGACCGGCTGGCTCTCGTTCTTTGCGATCTTCGCCGGCACGATCGCGACCCTCGCCGCCGGCTTCGCCGACGCGCTCTCGCCCTTCCTGGCGCTCGGCGAGGGGGCGCGGCTCGCCGTGGCCGTCGCCGCGACGGTCGCGTTCTCGGCGCTCAACTACGTGGGCGTGCGCACGAGCGCGCGCTTCAACAACGTGCTCACGGCCGCGAAGGTGGCGGCGCTCCTCGCCTTCGTGCTGCTGGCGCCGCTTGCCGGCCAGGGCTCGTGGTCGAACCTGTCGGCGGCGCCCGCGGGCGCCGGCGCCGTCACGGCCTCCGCCTTCGCGCTGGCCCTCTCGCCCGTCCTCTTCAGCTACCTCGGCTGGAACGCCACCCTCTACGTCGCGAGCGAGATCCACGAGCCGCGCCGCAACCTGCCGCGCTCGCTCTTCCTCGGGCTCGCCGTGTGCGCCGCCGTCTACCTCGCGGTGAACGCCGCCTACCTCTACGCGATCCCGGCGGCCGGGATGCGCGGCCTCGACAACGTGGGCCAGTCCGCCGCGCAGGCGCTCTTCGGGGGCACGGGCGGGCGCGCCGTCGCGCTCTTCGTCGTCGTCTCGATCCTGGGCACGCTCAACGCCACCGTCCTCGTGGGCCCGCGCATCGCCTACGCGATGGCGCTCGACGGCCGCTTCGTGGGCGGCGTGGACCGCGTCCACGCGGCGCATCACACCCCGCACGTCGCGATCGTGCTCCAGGGCGCGGTGGCGGTGGCGCTGCTCCTCGCCCTCCGCCGCTTCCCGAGCATCCTCGACTTCACGACCTTCGGGATCGTCCTCGCGACGAGCTTCGACACGCTCGCCCTCTTCGCCCTGCGCCGCCGCCAGCCCGGGCGCCCGCGCCCCTACCGCTGCTGGGGCTATCCGTGGGTGCCGCTGCTCTACCTCGCCGCGAACCTCGCGATCGCTGCCGCGATGCTGCGCGGCCGCCCCCAGGAGACGCTCGCCTGCGCGCTCGTCCTCGCGGCGGGGCTGCCGTTCTACCGGCTCTTCGGTCGGCTCGGGAGGGAGGGCGGCCCGTAG
- a CDS encoding N-acyl homoserine lactonase family protein, with protein sequence MADGIELHALTCGWLEAGLGMFVAGAEGRIRVPVPSFLIRHPRGAVVFDTGLHVATQEDPEARIGAIARVFRIAFAPGEELAARLAALGVDPGEVRWLVSSHLHFDHVGGNAQLPNARWLLQRREWEAARDAEWRARSFVDPRDYDLGHDRVLADGEHDLFGDGAITCLPTFGHTPGHQSLRLRGVRGAAEVVLTADACYLRRTLADGVLPPVVDDAGAMRASLARLRALHDAGARLVFGHEPEGWPPAPG encoded by the coding sequence ATGGCGGACGGGATCGAGCTCCACGCGCTGACCTGCGGCTGGCTCGAGGCCGGGCTCGGGATGTTCGTGGCCGGGGCCGAGGGCCGCATCCGGGTGCCGGTCCCGAGCTTCCTGATCCGGCACCCGCGCGGTGCCGTGGTCTTCGACACGGGGCTCCACGTCGCGACCCAGGAGGACCCCGAGGCGCGCATCGGCGCGATCGCCCGCGTGTTCCGGATCGCGTTCGCGCCGGGCGAGGAGCTGGCCGCGCGCCTCGCTGCGCTCGGGGTGGACCCCGGCGAGGTGCGCTGGCTCGTGAGCTCCCACCTCCACTTCGACCACGTCGGCGGCAACGCCCAGCTCCCGAACGCGCGCTGGCTCCTCCAGCGCCGCGAGTGGGAGGCCGCCCGCGACGCCGAATGGCGGGCGCGCAGCTTCGTCGATCCGCGCGACTACGACCTCGGCCACGACCGCGTGCTCGCCGACGGCGAGCACGACCTCTTCGGCGACGGCGCGATCACCTGCCTGCCGACCTTCGGCCACACGCCGGGCCACCAGTCCCTGCGCCTGCGCGGCGTGCGCGGCGCCGCCGAGGTCGTCCTCACCGCCGACGCCTGCTACCTCCGCCGCACGCTCGCCGACGGCGTGCTCCCGCCCGTCGTGGACGACGCCGGCGCGATGCGCGCCTCGCTCGCGCGCCTGCGCGCGCTCCACGACGCCGGGGCGCGGCTCGTCTTCGGCCACGAGCCGGAGGGCTGGCCGCCGGCCCCCGGCTGA
- a CDS encoding aminotransferase class I/II-fold pyridoxal phosphate-dependent enzyme gives MRHDFHKLNRLPPYVFAEVIALMSAARRRGEDVIDLGMGNPDLATPRHVVEKICEAAHNPRNHRYSASRGLPNLRAAITEWYARRHGVSLDPEREAIAVIGSKEGLAHFTLMTIGPGDVVLCPDPAYPIHQYAVIIAGGDLRTVPLTPDCDFIANLEAAMKRTWPKPKLLVLSFPANPTTQVVDRAFFERVIDFARENDLMVVHDFAYAEITFDGYRAPSILEVPGARDVAIEFGSLSKSHSMAGWRVGFAAGNPDMIHALGRIKSYLDYGMPTPIQVGAIVALRGPQDCVGEAVSVYKERRDALIDGLAAPGEGQWKIEKPLATMFVWAPIPEPLRAMGSLEFSKRLLTEAHVAVSPGIGFGETGEGFVRFALVENRHRIRQAVRGIRRFLREAGA, from the coding sequence GTGCGCCACGACTTCCACAAGCTCAACCGCTTGCCGCCCTACGTGTTCGCGGAGGTCATCGCGCTGATGAGCGCCGCCCGCCGCCGGGGCGAGGACGTGATCGACCTCGGGATGGGGAACCCGGACCTCGCGACGCCGCGCCACGTGGTCGAGAAGATCTGCGAGGCCGCCCACAACCCGCGCAACCACCGCTACTCGGCCTCGCGCGGCCTGCCCAACCTGCGCGCCGCGATCACCGAGTGGTACGCGCGCCGCCACGGGGTCTCGCTCGACCCCGAGCGCGAGGCGATCGCCGTGATCGGCTCGAAGGAGGGCCTCGCCCACTTCACGCTGATGACGATCGGCCCGGGCGACGTCGTGCTCTGCCCGGATCCGGCCTACCCGATCCACCAGTACGCGGTGATCATCGCGGGCGGCGACCTGCGCACCGTGCCGCTCACCCCGGACTGCGACTTCATCGCGAACCTCGAGGCCGCGATGAAGCGCACCTGGCCGAAGCCGAAGCTGCTCGTGCTCTCCTTCCCGGCCAACCCGACCACCCAGGTCGTGGACCGCGCCTTCTTCGAGCGCGTGATCGACTTCGCGCGCGAGAACGACCTGATGGTCGTCCACGACTTCGCCTACGCCGAGATCACCTTCGACGGCTATCGCGCGCCGAGCATCCTCGAGGTGCCCGGGGCCCGCGACGTCGCGATCGAGTTCGGCTCGCTCAGCAAGAGCCACTCGATGGCGGGCTGGCGGGTCGGCTTCGCGGCCGGCAACCCGGACATGATCCACGCCCTCGGCCGGATCAAGAGCTACCTCGACTACGGGATGCCGACCCCCATCCAGGTGGGCGCGATCGTGGCCCTCCGCGGGCCGCAGGACTGCGTCGGCGAGGCGGTCTCGGTCTACAAGGAGCGGCGCGACGCCCTGATCGACGGGCTCGCCGCGCCCGGCGAGGGCCAGTGGAAGATCGAGAAGCCGCTCGCCACGATGTTCGTGTGGGCGCCGATCCCGGAGCCCCTGCGCGCCATGGGATCGCTCGAGTTCTCGAAGCGGCTGCTCACCGAGGCCCACGTGGCGGTCTCGCCGGGGATCGGCTTCGGCGAGACGGGGGAGGGCTTCGTGCGCTTCGCGCTCGTCGAGAACCGCCACCGCATCCGCCAGGCCGTGCGCGGGATCCGCCGCTTCCTGCGGGAGGCCGGGGCTTGA